A stretch of DNA from Phoenix dactylifera cultivar Barhee BC4 unplaced genomic scaffold, palm_55x_up_171113_PBpolish2nd_filt_p 000557F, whole genome shotgun sequence:
CTTCCAAATCTGAATCATAATGGAAGCTCCTcgcatatatattataaataaggaCACTATGGACCACGAGCTGGATTAAAGCAGAAGCATCCACCCACCTGATCTTCGGGTATCATCCCACCTCCTTTATTGGTGTCAATTGCCTCTAAGAGCTTCACAACTTCATCCATTTCTGGTCGTTTATCAGGATTTGCATCCCAGCATTTCCGCATAATATATGCTAAAGAGTTTGGACAGCATCGAGGGATTTCTGGCCGTAAATTCTGCCAAAAATTGAGAATAAATTACAACCCATTTTTGCTTCTCATTAAACTTCTGCTAGCACTGATTTAAGATGTGAAAAAACATCATGTTCGAAGTACTTTCTTGAATTGACAAGGATTAATTGTTGTGTGTTCTGGTTAGTCATATGAAGAAAAATGCAGCTCAATTTCTTAAAGTAGGTAGAAGCAAATGAATAGAACATAAAAGTTTTAGTGATGAGAGTAACCTGTCGAACAACAGCAGAGGAGACTTCAACGAAGCTGAGATCAGGGTATGGCATGTCACAGCAGTAGATCTCCCACAAACATATGCCAAAGCTGTAGACATCACACTTGTGGTTGTATGGTTTACCTTCAAGAACCTGTCATGCTCCTTCCATCAGAATTGCTTGCATGCAAATTGTTTTAAATGACTGGGGAAAGGATATTCCTAAAACTAGTTCATGACAAAAATATAACAGATATTCACTAAACTCAGAACTATATTTTAGCAAGTCTTCTATACCTATACATATTATAGAATTCTGTTAAGTTCTTTCAAAAGATATATATCCAACAGGAATAAGATATGCATATAAGGAGATGGGCACCTCTGGCGCCATATATCCAAGGGTACCCGTTTCACCAGTCATATCCTTGGGATTCTGAGCCTCGACACGAGCAACACCAAAATCAGCAATTTTAAGATTTCGCTGGGTATCCAATAACATATTTTCGGTCTTGACATCGCGATGTACAATCTTCTTTGAATGTAAATAGCTCAATCTGAAATAAGAgagtatttttttcattttcagtaGCACTAAGAATCTGCTGTAATATTAAGTATAACGTGGAATTGCTAGTGCAATGCTTACCCTCTAGCAAGGTCCAATGCAAGTTGAATAACAATCTTATAGGCAAGTTTCTTTCTCctgttttttattaaatattgttTCAACGTTCCCCCAGCAAGATATTCCACAACAACACAACATGCTTGAGCTGGAAGTGAACTGTGGTCATTGCAGGTAGCATTCTTTTGTGGAATCCTGAGGTCTGAGGTACCCATTGAAGCCCCAATGAACTGcaacaaaaaatatttaagttaTAAATGGACCATATAGATTTGAACCCAATGAACGAAAAGAACATAAGAAGGAATATATTCCTACTTTGGAACAGAAGATGACATGGAATAGAACTTCAAGAGCAAACTTATATATTAATCATCATGAAATACCCCAAGGAAACCAATTTTGAAGATAGATATACTTTGATCAACCAATGCATATCAGTAAGCATTATTAGAATACAATACAATGGTTCTTTGTGCCAAGTACAAGTCATATAATGCTTAAAGATGATGGTTCCAATGAAGTCCTCACCTTGGTAACATTTGAATGTTTAAGCTTATGCCAAACAGCAACCTCCTGCTGAAATGATGTTCGGAGAGCCACAGTTTCAGCATCAGTTGTGAACCCATCTTCTCCCCAGTTCAACAACTTCACTATATAATGTAGAAAACAATTATTATGTAACACAAACGTCAGGTAATGGAAATATTGTATCATTGAGAGATACACCTGGAGACTGTTTGAAACCAGCTTACACTAGTATCatgtatatattataaaaaatcacTCAACAAATTTATTCTGTCCCTATTATTCATTGCAAAATATTAGTGCAGGACTGTATCCGTTAACCAACAACTAATGAACATGAAACAACTTTTGAACCACCAATTAAACATGATATTTTGCCCTTAGACACTGTTAGAAAAGAGTAAAATTTACACAATCAaacaataaaagaaaacaaaaacataTAAACAGGAAGTAGAAAATGGAAAACACCCATGGTAAACTTGAGGGAACAAAGAAGACATGACGGGAAAAGATTCAGGAAACTATTTCCAAGTGTCTCGGATTATGGTGTATGCATACAAAGAATGTTTCCTATAATTCTAACTTGTTTTTCTGCATATTCTGCAGTGTAAAGGTCATGTTTGTAATTCTTAAGAAAAAATGAATCGAGAGAGAGAATCAGGAAAACAAGTTGTCTACAATAATGAGCAATTATGCACGAGAGAAAATCATGCATCCATAAGCATACTTCTGCCACATGGATCACCAAGCTTGGATCTTGATTGTCCTCAAGCAAGAATATAGCATTTCATAGGAAAGAGGTTTCGTGAGGAGATCCACGAACCATGAGCAACTCAACAACATTCATGCAGATCAAATACAGAAATGGAAGGATTGCAAGCTAAACTAAAAATCACCTTACTATATCACACAGAACTTTACATTGGTTTCATCAACTCTTCCAAATAACTCCTACGAAACATAAGAGATTATCTATCACTAGATCCAGTAAAATAATCTACATGTAGACTAGATACAGATGAAATCATGAAAGTTCGTCGTGGACTCAAAATGATAAAGATGGAATTTCACCAAAATAGGGCCATATTCTTGGCATCTCCTTCACTAAATTCTTAACTTTATTTTCGGAATCACACGCATGGTATgcatttttcccttttttattgaaaattctCTTGACTTCTAAGTCACTCAAGTCATGACATTCACTCTGTCCAAATTAAATGTCTGAGCTTATCTTTTTGCACCAAGCTATGTTGAAAGGTTAACCAACAAGGCATCTTCTTTATTATTGAAGGTCGCTATGCAAGTGTCAGGCATTCATGCCACTTTATAGTCCTGCAAAAAAATATGTGAGACACAACTGAGTTTTTGGCATTTTATTGGGATGCAAGGGGTCAAGTTCATTGAGAAGGGAGTTCAGCCTCCGTGCAAATAGGAGGATAAGGACATAATTATTCAGTTATACAGCTTCTCCAAGCCCGTATGAGTTCTTAATCAGGCAAGCAATCAAAAGCAGATGGCAATAGGCAGTATCCGCTTCTTCAACCCCTAATCCAAGTTGAAAGCCTTATTGCTTGAGATCGCTTAGATTAACCTCAATGAAAGCCCTTTAAACAACCAAGGATCTTTAGTACTTGGGTCAAAAAACTCTCAGTCCAACTAAACCTTACTACAATCGAGTTAAAAGCAGAAGATCTAAGCACAACTTAAATATGAACACCTATACCAACACTCAAATATTTTAGGCAGGTTGGATAATATGGATGAACTTGCTAGCCCCACCTTCTCTTTCTAAGCCCTCTAGCAAAGATTCTAGCACCTTTCCTTGTCATGGTTTATTCATTTCACATCCTCCATTTAAATGTTCTGCCTTTGCCTACATCAGGTGCCGCCACTATGCCACCTTCCTACCCTTGTTTCTCAGTATATCCTTCTATGCTTCATCATACATTTATCTCAATACTGTCATCTCTACAACCTCTATCTTGTGTGCTCCCTTTTTGTTGCCAACACTGAAAATGCAACATTGCAAGCTTTGCTACCATATTACAAAATTTCCCTTTAGGTATGCCACATGTGAAAGGTGCCAACTAGTTCAACTAGTAAAATTATCAGCTAGTTCAACTAGTAAAATTACTAAGAGTTGGGCACCAACGACCTTGGTTCAAGTCCTGCCCTCACCTTATTTTGGTCAAGATTCCACCCATTCTATTCGCCAAAaaaattaaggaaaaaaaaaggtatgcCAAGGTATGCATCAGTCCCATAACAGCTAAGAAACACTCGACACTTCATCCACCAAACTTTTAGATATGCCTTCAAATATCACTTTGTtctttatactataaatataaggtATCAAAACCAATCACAAAATAGTCATCTTTGTCATCAATTTTAGCTACAGGTTcgatttgatttctgtattcatCGATATTCCATCCCGTTTACCCTCTACTCATCCTACTAACTTTTAGGCCCTTGACCTCCGAACTTTTCCTCCATGATTCCAAATGCGAATTAGACCTTATCCTCTTCTCATTCATTTGCATGTAACATACATCATGGCACATCCTACTGAATATTAGCAGTGAATTTACCAACAACTAGTATTTGGCACATGCAATGCCAATGTTTGTTCAAGTGAAGAGAGCATTTGATGGATGGCTGTCACCACATCAATCAAGATTGTTTGTAGCAGATTTGATAAATATACTACCTGTTTAACCTTCGATtagttatttcttttatttaatcATTCAAGAGTGAATAAAACTTAGGTATGATAAAATTTGTCATTATGTAATC
This window harbors:
- the LOC103723806 gene encoding serine/threonine-protein kinase STY13, with the translated sequence MDLRIETENGSVGLASEAKEGVSQNKLKSSGSLSNKDMFLRADKIDLKSLDIQLEKRLSRVWIKDKSGPLKPKEEWEVDLCKLDIRYVVAKGTYGTVYRGTYDGQDVAVKLLNWGEDGFTTDAETVALRTSFQQEVAVWHKLKHSNVTKFIGASMGTSDLRIPQKNATCNDHSSLPAQACCVVVEYLAGGTLKQYLIKNRRKKLAYKIVIQLALDLARGLSYLHSKKIVHRDVKTENMLLDTQRNLKIADFGVARVEAQNPKDMTGETGTLGYMAPEVLEGKPYNHKCDVYSFGICLWEIYCCDMPYPDLSFVEVSSAVVRQNLRPEIPRCCPNSLAYIMRKCWDANPDKRPEMDEVVKLLEAIDTNKGGGMIPEDQVGGCFCFNPARGP